In Nostoc sp. GT001, a genomic segment contains:
- a CDS encoding efflux RND transporter periplasmic adaptor subunit — protein MATYIEIPVIGKVKYPLRWLMGLMAGSALVVGTITTYTLVNQGTNKEDIAQLTVPVAAQNVTLRITASGKVVPVQSVNISPKNPGVLSQLYVEQGDRIQQGQILARMDSAGIEAQRSQYRANLAQSQAQLAQAVAGSRPQEIASSEARLAQAQAQLAAAKAGNRPQEIAQSQSQVDAAQARVNYTGEQVKRYQYLYKEGAERKQLLDQAISDDKSARASLEEAKKRLSLVQSGSRTEEIDQRQAAVNEARAALVLLEDGTRSEEIVQRQAAVASAEAQLKGVQVQLEDTIIRAPLSGIVTQKYAEPGAFVTPTTSASTSASATSSSIVAVARGLEILAQVPEADLGRIKQGQQVEIVADAYPDQVFKGHVRLIAPEAVVEQGVTSFQVRVALDTGIDQLRSGLNVDLTFLGDRVNNALVLPTVSIVTEKGKTGVLVPDAKNKPQFREVTVGAQIQDQTQILGGVKEGDRIFVNPPKDYKIEKAKEQNNS, from the coding sequence ATGGCTACGTACATAGAAATTCCAGTTATTGGCAAAGTTAAGTATCCATTGCGCTGGCTGATGGGGCTAATGGCGGGGAGTGCTTTGGTCGTGGGTACTATAACAACTTACACCTTGGTAAATCAAGGGACAAACAAAGAAGATATTGCTCAACTAACTGTGCCAGTTGCAGCCCAAAACGTCACGTTGCGGATTACAGCTAGTGGCAAAGTCGTGCCAGTTCAGAGTGTAAATATTAGTCCGAAGAACCCCGGAGTACTGTCGCAATTATACGTGGAACAAGGCGATCGCATTCAACAAGGGCAAATTCTCGCCCGCATGGATAGCGCTGGTATTGAAGCCCAAAGAAGCCAATACCGTGCTAACTTAGCCCAAAGTCAAGCACAGCTAGCGCAAGCCGTTGCTGGTAGTCGTCCTCAAGAAATCGCNTCAAGCGAGGCCCGATTAGCCCAAGCTCAAGCCCAACTAGCTGCGGCTAAGGCTGGTAATCGTCCTCAAGAGATTGCTCAATCTCAATCACAAGTGGATGCGGCTCAAGCAAGGGTGAATTACACCGGTGAACAGGTAAAGCGTTATCAATACTTATATAAAGAGGGAGCAGAGAGAAAACAATTACTCGACCAAGCCATCAGCGACGACAAAAGTGCTAGAGCTAGTTTAGAAGAAGCGAAAAAACGATTGTCGTTAGTCCAAAGTGGTTCTCGGACTGAGGAAATTGACCAACGCCAAGCCGCTGTTAACGAAGCACGGGCAGCATTGGTACTGTTAGAAGATGGCACCCGTTCTGAAGAAATTGTCCAGCGTCAAGCCGCTGTTGCATCCGCTGAGGCTCAGTTAAAGGGTGTACAAGTGCAGTTAGAAGATACTATTATTCGCGCTCCTTTGTCGGGAATTGTTACCCAAAAGTATGCCGAACCAGGTGCATTTGTTACACCCACAACTTCTGCATCTACTAGTGCATCGGCAACTTCTAGTTCAATTGTCGCCGTAGCAAGGGGTTTAGAAATATTAGCTCAAGTTCCCGAAGCCGATCTTGGCAGAATAAAACAGGGACAGCAGGTGGAAATTGTCGCCGATGCTTATCCCGATCAAGTTTTTAAAGGTCATGTACGCCTGATTGCTCCAGAAGCAGTGGTAGAACAAGGTGTGACATCCTTTCAGGTGCGGGTTGCTCTTGATACTGGTATAGATCAACTGCGTTCTGGCTTAAATGTAGATCTGACTTTTTTAGGCGATCGCGTTAATAATGCCTTGGTGTTACCAACGGTGTCAATCGTCACCGAAAAGGGTAAAACTGGCGTACTCGTACCCGATGCAAAAAATAAACCCCAGTTCCGCGAAGTTACAGTTGGGGCACAAATTCAAGACCAAACTCAGATTTTAGGGGGAGTTAAAGAAGGCGATCGCATTTTTGTTAACCCACCCAAAGACTACAAAATTGAAAAGGCAAAAGAACAGAATAATTCGTAA
- a CDS encoding ABC transporter permease, whose product MNFLESMNMAGKTLLSNKLRSALTMLGIVIGNASVIAMIGIGEGGQKYVNKQLQSLGPNVLFVLPGNQETQRISFEVPKTLVLQDAEAIASQVPTVVGVAPELNRRQVVTYRNRNTDVNIIGTTPSFLSVRDFETAKGRFFSEVDIKRSNQVVVLGGDLAEKLFGNSNPVGQQLRVGNTSFQVIGTLIAKGSSVGADYDDAALIPITTSANRLVGKNSPYGIALDYLVAAARDSESVDAAEFQITNLLRLRHKINGEDDFTLRSQKDALQTVGQITGALTIMLAAIAGISLFVGGIGIMNIMLVSVTERTQEIGLRKAIGATEQDILLQFIIEAVIVSAAGGLVGTAVGISGILLVGALTPLEASLSPVAITMAVGVSGAIGLFFGVVPARRAAKLDPIVALRSA is encoded by the coding sequence ATGAATTTTCTCGAAAGCATGAATATGGCGGGGAAAACCCTGCTATCAAATAAGCTGCGTAGCGCCCTCACGATGTTGGGTATAGTTATTGGCAACGCTTCGGTGATTGCCATGATTGGCATTGGCGAAGGTGGGCAAAAGTATGTAAATAAACAGTTGCAGTCATTAGGGCCAAATGTGCTGTTTGTACTGCCAGGTAATCAAGAAACTCAGCGGATATCCTTTGAAGTACCAAAAACTCTAGTGTTGCAAGATGCGGAAGCGATCGCTTCTCAAGTCCCAACAGTAGTAGGAGTTGCACCAGAGTTAAACAGAAGACAGGTAGTTACGTACCGCAACAGAAACACCGATGTCAACATCATTGGCACAACCCCCAGTTTTCTATCTGTGCGGGATTTTGAAACTGCTAAAGGCAGGTTTTTCTCTGAGGTAGACATCAAGCGAAGTAACCAAGTCGTAGTGCTGGGTGGAGATTTGGCAGAAAAACTATTTGGTAATAGTAACCCTGTAGGACAGCAATTGCGAGTTGGAAATACCAGCTTTCAAGTAATTGGGACGTTAATAGCCAAAGGTTCCAGCGTGGGAGCAGATTATGATGATGCTGCCTTAATACCAATTACCACATCAGCAAACCGACTTGTAGGCAAGAATTCTCCTTATGGTATCGCCTTAGATTATCTCGTTGCTGCCGCTCGTGATTCCGAGAGTGTGGATGCAGCAGAATTTCAAATTACTAATTTGCTGCGTCTACGACACAAAATTAATGGTGAAGATGATTTTACTCTTCGCAGCCAGAAAGATGCTTTGCAAACTGTCGGTCAAATTACAGGTGCATTAACAATTATGCTAGCTGCGATCGCAGGTATATCCCTGTTTGTCGGCGGCATTGGCATTATGAATATTATGCTAGTCTCCGTCACCGAACGCACCCAAGAAATCGGATTGCGAAAAGCGATCGGGGCAACTGAGCAAGATATTTTGCTACAGTTCATCATTGAGGCAGTGATTGTTTCCGCAGCTGGTGGTTTAGTTGGGACTGCGGTTGGTATCAGTGGCATCCTATTAGTGGGAGCCTTGACTCCTTTAGAAGCGAGTCTTTCTCCTGTAGCAATTACTATGGCAGTTGGTGTCTCTGGGGCTATTGGTTTATTCTTTGGCGTTGTTCCTGCACGTCGCGCCGCTAAACTCGACCCCATTGTGGCTTTGAGAAGTGCTTAG
- a CDS encoding Dethiobiotin synthetase, whose protein sequence is MNYETARKLLIDQTITTEENPDALLTRMKQGKPLVPGQITSILLALKVVFEALKDAKSIDRELALALYQLSIKAQQLFGAGRKAGVDWPPLLKEDLLRISLAAESIFSGIWQTLAPMELGKR, encoded by the coding sequence ATGAATTACGAAACAGCTAGGAAACTCCTCATAGATCAGACAATCACAACCGAGGAAAACCCAGATGCGCTGTTAACGCGTATGAAACAGGGCAAACCGCTGGTACCCGGTCAGATAACTTCGATTTTGTTGGCATTGAAAGTGGTGTTTGAAGCCCTCAAAGATGCAAAGAGCATAGACCGAGAACTGGCTTTGGCCCTTTATCAGTTAAGCATTAAGGCGCAACAGCTATTTGGCGCAGGGCGTAAAGCCGGAGTTGATTGGCCACCACTACTCAAAGAAGATTTACTACGAATTTCTTTAGCAGCTGAAAGTATCTTTTCGGGTATCTGGCAAACCTTAGCTCCGATGGAGTTGGGGAAGAGATGA
- the psaC gene encoding photosystem I iron-sulfur center protein PsaC: MSHTVKIYDTCIGCTQCVRACPTDVLEMVPWDGCKAAQIASSPRTEDCVGCKRCETACPTDFLSIRVYLGAETTRSMGLAY, translated from the coding sequence ATGTCTCATACCGTAAAAATCTACGATACCTGCATTGGCTGCACCCAATGCGTCCGCGCTTGCCCTACTGATGTACTTGAGATGGTTCCTTGGGATGGCTGTAAAGCTGCTCAAATTGCCTCTTCACCCCGTACAGAAGACTGCGTGGGCTGTAAGCGTTGCGAAACCGCTTGTCCCACCGACTTTTTGAGCATCCGGGTTTACCTGGGCGCTGAAACAACTCGCAGTATGGGTCTAGCTTACTAA
- a CDS encoding IS1 family transposase (programmed frameshift): MECPRCGSSHIRKNGNKRGKQNHICCNCDRQFIDRYEPPQGYSDEVKRECLKMYVNGMGFRGIERVKGVHHTTLITWVKLVGELLPDVYDPETIPEVGELDELETFVGKKNKVWLWTAVNHFTQGILAWVLGDHSAETFRPLWDIVGTWQCYFYVTDGWLVYPGFIPEGDQIVSKTYMTRVEGENTRLRHYLARLHRKTLCYSKSAQMLKYSIRLLLHYLKFWDVPVSV, from the exons ATGGAATGTCCGCGTTGTGGGTCGTCTCATATCCGTAAGAACGGAAATAAAAGAGGTAAACAGAATCACATTTGCTGTAATTGCGATCGCCAATTTATTGATCGGTACGAACCACCTCAAGGATACAGTGATGAAGTGAAACGGGAATGCCTGAAAATGTACGTTAATGGTATGGGATTTCGTGGCATTGAACGGGTCAAAGGTGTGCATCACACGACATTGATTACTTGGGTAAAACTTGTAGGAGAACTGCTACCTGATGTTTATGATCCAGAGACAATTCCAGAAGTTGGCGAACTCGATGAACTAGAAACGTTCGTCGGC AAAAAAAACAAAGTTTGGCTTTGGACAGCAGTGAACCACTTCACACAAGGTATTTTAGCGTGGGTTTTGGGCGACCATAGCGCCGAAACTTTTCGACCGTTATGGGATATTGTAGGTACTTGGCAGTGCTATTTCTATGTCACGGATGGATGGTTGGTCTATCCAGGCTTTATTCCAGAGGGCGACCAGATTGTGAGCAAGACTTACATGACACGAGTTGAGGGGGAAAACACCCGGTTGCGCCACTATCTCGCTCGATTGCATCGAAAAACGCTATGTTATTCCAAATCAGCACAAATGCTGAAATACTCGATTCGATTGCTACTTCACTATCTCAAGTTTTGGGATGTTCCAGTTTCAGTATGA
- the glmS gene encoding glutamine--fructose-6-phosphate transaminase (isomerizing) yields MCGIVGYIGTQAATDILLAGLEKLEYRGYDSAGIATVWEGEVNCVRAKGKLHNLRSKLEQIETPAQIGIGHTRWATHGKPEEYNAHPHLDTAKRVAVVQNGIIENYRELREELKAKGHQFLSETDTEVIPHLIAEFLKNLPPSSSSSPFLEAIRQAVNHLKGAFAIAVISADYPDELIVVRQQAPLVIGFGQGELFCASDTPAIVAYTRAVLPLENGEIARLTPLGVEIFNFAGDRLKKQPRLLNFNPAMVEKQGFKHFMLKEIHEQPGVVRASLDAYFNPAESTESPINLGLPADLYTDLEQIHIVACGTSWHAALIGKYLLEQLAGISTQVHYASEYRYAPSPLTSNTLIVGVTQSGETADTLAALTMEKERRQGKEPKYQARLLGITNRPESSLGHLVPHIISTLAGIEIGVAATKTFTAQLMAFYALALDLAARRQTVSKDTLDQIINGLRQIPKEIEATLESQERLTEQLAHEFAETQDFIFIGRGINFPIALEGALKLKEISYIHAEGYPAGEMKHGPIALLDAKVPVVAIAIPGSVYEKVISNAQEAKARDSRLIGVTPVNDGEAAEIFNDLLPVSHVEELLSPILTVVPLQLLAYHIAARRGLDVDQPRNLAKSVTVE; encoded by the coding sequence ATGTGCGGAATTGTTGGATATATAGGCACTCAAGCGGCGACAGACATTTTACTAGCTGGACTGGAAAAACTAGAGTACAGGGGCTACGATTCGGCTGGAATCGCCACTGTTTGGGAAGGTGAGGTAAATTGTGTGCGGGCAAAGGGTAAACTCCATAACCTGCGTTCTAAACTGGAACAAATAGAAACCCCTGCCCAAATTGGTATTGGTCATACACGCTGGGCAACTCATGGTAAACCAGAAGAGTACAACGCCCATCCCCATTTGGATACAGCAAAACGAGTAGCTGTGGTGCAAAATGGCATTATTGAAAACTACCGCGAGTTACGCGAGGAACTCAAAGCAAAAGGACACCAGTTTCTTTCTGAAACCGATACAGAAGTAATTCCCCATTTAATAGCCGAATTTTTAAAGAATCTTCCTCCCTCATCTTCCTCATCTCCCTTCCTAGAAGCAATTCGCCAAGCTGTTAACCACCTAAAAGGGGCATTTGCGATCGCAGTTATTTCTGCTGACTATCCCGATGAATTGATTGTTGTCCGCCAACAAGCACCCTTGGTAATTGGTTTTGGGCAAGGGGAGTTATTTTGTGCCTCTGACACCCCTGCGATCGTTGCCTACACCCGTGCCGTACTACCTCTGGAAAATGGCGAAATTGCCCGCCTCACACCTTTGGGTGTTGAGATTTTCAATTTTGCTGGCGACAGGTTGAAAAAACAACCCCGACTGCTCAACTTCAATCCGGCAATGGTAGAAAAGCAGGGATTCAAACACTTCATGCTCAAAGAAATCCATGAGCAACCAGGGGTAGTAAGAGCGAGTTTAGACGCTTACTTTAATCCAGCCGAATCTACTGAATCGCCAATCAATCTTGGTTTACCTGCGGATTTATACACTGATTTAGAACAAATTCATATTGTCGCCTGTGGTACGAGTTGGCACGCAGCATTAATCGGAAAATATTTACTCGAACAATTAGCAGGAATTTCAACTCAGGTACATTACGCTTCTGAGTATCGCTATGCACCATCGCCTTTGACATCTAATACTTTGATCGTTGGCGTTACCCAATCGGGTGAAACTGCTGATACCCTAGCAGCTTTGACGATGGAAAAAGAACGTCGCCAAGGGAAAGAACCTAAATATCAAGCGCGACTACTGGGGATTACCAATCGCCCAGAAAGCAGCCTTGGTCATCTAGTGCCGCATATTATCAGTACCCTCGCAGGAATTGAAATTGGGGTAGCAGCGACGAAAACTTTTACCGCCCAACTGATGGCGTTTTATGCTTTGGCATTGGATTTAGCAGCCCGTCGTCAGACAGTTTCAAAAGACACATTAGATCAAATTATTAATGGGTTACGGCAGATTCCCAAAGAAATTGAAGCAACTTTAGAAAGTCAAGAACGTTTAACCGAACAGTTAGCCCACGAATTCGCCGAAACCCAAGATTTTATTTTTATAGGCAGAGGAATTAACTTTCCAATTGCTTTAGAAGGCGCGTTGAAATTAAAAGAAATCAGTTATATTCACGCCGAAGGGTATCCAGCTGGAGAGATGAAACACGGCCCGATCGCCCTTTTAGATGCGAAAGTGCCAGTAGTTGCGATCGCAATCCCTGGTAGTGTTTATGAAAAAGTTATTTCTAATGCCCAAGAAGCCAAAGCCAGAGATTCTCGGTTAATTGGCGTGACTCCCGTCAACGATGGCGAAGCTGCGGAAATCTTTAACGATCTTCTTCCCGTCTCTCATGTAGAAGAATTACTTTCTCCGATTCTGACAGTAGTTCCTTTGCAATTATTGGCTTATCACATTGCCGCCCGTCGCGGTTTAGATGTTGACCAGCCAAGAAACCTGGCTAAAAGTGTTACCGTAGAGTAA